One Paraburkholderia dioscoreae DNA segment encodes these proteins:
- a CDS encoding glutamate/aspartate ABC transporter substrate-binding protein encodes MKVKKAALLLATLGLFTVGAHAQDAGTLKKIKDTGVISLGHRESSIPFSYYDDKQNVIGYSQEFALKVVDAVKQKLNMPNLKVKLTPVTSQNRIPLVQNGTVDMECGSTTNNAERQQQVAFSNTIFVIGTRLMTKKDSGIKDWADLKGKTVVTTAGTTSERLLRKMNQDKSMGMNIISAKDHGESFLTLSTGRAAAFMMDDALLAGERAKSNNPADFVIVGAPQSHEAYGCMIRKNDPEFKKVVDDAIAKVETSGEADAIYKKWFESPIPPKGLNLNFPESDDIKALYKSPNDKAID; translated from the coding sequence ATGAAGGTTAAAAAAGCTGCGCTGCTGCTCGCGACTCTCGGACTGTTCACGGTTGGCGCGCATGCGCAAGACGCGGGTACGCTGAAAAAGATCAAGGACACGGGCGTCATTTCGCTGGGTCATCGCGAATCGTCGATCCCGTTTTCGTATTACGACGACAAGCAGAACGTTATCGGCTACTCGCAGGAATTCGCCCTGAAAGTGGTGGACGCGGTGAAGCAGAAGCTGAACATGCCGAACCTGAAGGTCAAGCTCACGCCGGTCACGTCGCAAAACCGTATTCCACTGGTGCAGAACGGCACCGTCGACATGGAATGCGGCTCGACCACCAACAATGCTGAACGTCAGCAGCAGGTTGCCTTCTCGAACACGATCTTCGTGATCGGCACGCGCCTCATGACCAAGAAAGACTCCGGTATCAAGGACTGGGCCGACCTGAAGGGCAAGACGGTCGTCACGACCGCCGGCACCACCTCCGAGCGCCTGCTTCGCAAGATGAACCAGGACAAGAGCATGGGCATGAACATCATCAGCGCGAAAGACCACGGCGAGTCGTTCCTGACGCTCTCCACGGGCCGCGCCGCTGCCTTCATGATGGACGACGCACTGCTCGCGGGCGAACGCGCGAAGTCGAACAACCCGGCCGATTTCGTGATCGTCGGCGCGCCGCAATCGCATGAAGCGTACGGCTGCATGATTCGCAAGAACGATCCGGAATTCAAGAAGGTCGTCGACGACGCGATCGCCAAGGTCGAAACCTCGGGCGAAGCCGACGCGATCTACAAGAAGTGGTTCGAATCGCCGATTCCGCCGAAGGGCCTGAACCTGAACTTCCCGGAAAGCGACGACATCAAGGCGCTCTACAAGAGCCCGAATGACAAGGCAATCGATTAA
- a CDS encoding amino acid ABC transporter permease → MSYHWNWGILLSPVSTGEPTTYLGWLLSGFWVTITVSLSAWVIALIVGSLFGVLRTVPNKWASGIGTLYVAIFRNIPLIVQFFIWYLVIPELLPVSVGNWFKQLPPGAQFFSSSIICLGLFTAARVCEQVRSGINALPRGQRAAGLAMGFTQWQTYRYVLLPVAYRIIVPPLTSEFLNIFKNSAVASTIGLLDLSAQARQLVDYTSQTYESFIAVTVAYMLINLVVMQLMRWVEAKTRLPGYIGGK, encoded by the coding sequence ATGTCATATCACTGGAACTGGGGCATTCTGCTGAGTCCGGTCTCCACCGGCGAGCCGACCACCTATCTGGGCTGGTTGCTGTCGGGCTTCTGGGTGACGATTACCGTGTCGCTGTCGGCATGGGTGATCGCGCTGATCGTCGGTTCGTTGTTCGGCGTGCTGCGCACGGTGCCGAATAAATGGGCGTCGGGCATCGGCACGCTCTATGTTGCGATTTTCCGAAACATTCCGCTGATCGTGCAGTTCTTCATCTGGTATCTGGTGATACCGGAGTTGCTGCCGGTTTCGGTGGGCAACTGGTTCAAGCAACTCCCGCCGGGCGCGCAGTTCTTCTCGTCGTCGATCATCTGTCTCGGGCTCTTCACTGCCGCGCGCGTGTGCGAGCAGGTGCGCTCGGGTATCAATGCGCTGCCGCGCGGCCAGCGCGCCGCGGGTCTGGCAATGGGCTTCACGCAATGGCAGACGTATCGCTACGTGCTGCTGCCGGTCGCGTACCGGATCATTGTGCCGCCGCTCACGTCCGAGTTTCTGAATATCTTCAAGAACTCGGCGGTCGCGTCGACGATCGGTTTGCTCGATCTCTCCGCTCAGGCGCGCCAATTGGTCGACTATACGTCGCAGACGTATGAGTCGTTTATCGCGGTCACGGTGGCGTACATGCTGATTAATCTGGTCGTGATGCAACTCATGCGCTGGGTCGAAGCGAAGACCCGGTTGCCCGGCTATATCGGAGGCAAGTAA
- the gltK gene encoding glutamate/aspartate ABC transporter permease GltK, which yields MHHFDWSGIPGALPTLWTGAVVTLKITVIAIVFGIIWGTVLAMLRLSSFKPFEWFAKGYVTIFRSIPLVMVLLWFFLIVPQVLQNVLGLSADIDIRLASAMVAFSLFEAAYYSEIIRAGIQAVPRGQVNAAFALGMNYAQAMRLIVLPQAFRAMVPLLLTQGIVLFQDTSLVYVISLADFFRTATNIGDRDGTNVEMVLFAGACYFVICVIASSLVKGLQKKVAR from the coding sequence ATGCACCATTTCGACTGGAGCGGTATTCCGGGCGCATTGCCTACGCTGTGGACCGGCGCCGTCGTCACCTTGAAAATCACGGTGATCGCGATCGTGTTCGGCATTATCTGGGGCACCGTTCTCGCGATGTTGCGGCTGTCGTCGTTCAAACCCTTCGAGTGGTTCGCGAAGGGCTACGTGACGATCTTCCGTTCCATCCCGCTGGTGATGGTGCTGCTGTGGTTCTTCCTGATCGTGCCGCAAGTGCTGCAGAACGTGCTCGGGTTGTCGGCGGATATCGACATTCGCCTTGCGTCGGCCATGGTCGCGTTCTCGCTGTTCGAGGCGGCGTACTATTCGGAGATCATCCGCGCCGGCATTCAGGCCGTGCCGCGCGGACAGGTCAACGCGGCGTTCGCGCTCGGCATGAACTACGCGCAGGCCATGCGCCTGATCGTGCTGCCGCAGGCATTCCGCGCGATGGTGCCGCTGCTGCTCACGCAGGGTATCGTGCTGTTTCAGGATACGTCGCTCGTCTACGTGATCAGCCTCGCCGACTTCTTCCGCACCGCTACGAATATTGGCGACCGTGACGGTACGAATGTCGAAATGGTACTGTTCGCGGGCGCGTGTTATTTCGTGATCTGCGTGATCGCGTCGAGCCTCGTCAAAGGTCTTCAGAAAAAGGTCGCAAGATGA
- a CDS encoding amino acid ABC transporter ATP-binding protein, with the protein MISIKNVSKWYGQFQVLTDCTTEVKKGEVVVVCGPSGSGKSTLIKTVNGLEPFQKGEIIINGQSLTDKKTNLSKLRSKVGMVFQHFELFPHLSIVQNLTLAQVKVLGRSKDEATAKGLKLLDRVGLRAHADKFPGQLSGGQQQRVAIARALSMDPIAMLFDEPTSALDPEMINEVLDVMVELAQEGMTMMCVTHEMGFAKKVAHRVIFMDKGLIVEDDRKEDFFANPKSDRAKDFLAKILH; encoded by the coding sequence ATGATCTCTATCAAGAATGTTTCGAAGTGGTACGGTCAGTTTCAGGTGCTGACCGACTGCACGACGGAAGTCAAAAAAGGTGAAGTGGTGGTGGTGTGCGGGCCGTCGGGCTCGGGCAAGTCCACGCTGATCAAAACCGTCAACGGCCTCGAGCCGTTCCAGAAGGGCGAGATCATCATCAACGGTCAGTCGCTCACCGACAAGAAAACCAATCTGTCGAAGCTGCGCTCCAAGGTCGGCATGGTGTTTCAGCACTTCGAACTGTTCCCGCATCTGTCGATCGTGCAGAACCTCACGCTCGCCCAGGTGAAGGTGCTCGGCCGCTCGAAAGACGAAGCCACGGCGAAAGGGCTGAAGCTGCTCGATCGCGTGGGCTTGCGCGCGCATGCGGACAAGTTTCCGGGCCAGTTGTCGGGCGGTCAGCAGCAGCGCGTGGCGATTGCGCGCGCGTTGTCGATGGACCCGATCGCCATGCTGTTCGACGAGCCGACTTCGGCGCTCGATCCGGAAATGATCAACGAAGTGCTCGACGTGATGGTCGAACTCGCGCAGGAAGGCATGACCATGATGTGCGTCACGCACGAAATGGGCTTCGCGAAGAAGGTCGCGCACCGCGTGATCTTCATGGACAAGGGCTTGATCGTGGAAGACGACCGCAAGGAAGACTTCTTCGCCAATCCGAAGTCGGATCGCGCCAAGGATTTTTTGGCCAAGATCCTGCACTGA
- a CDS encoding class II glutamine amidotransferase: protein MCQLLGMNCAAPTDVTFSFTGFAARGGVTDHHADGWGIAFFEDKACRLFIDHQSSATSPIAEMVKRYPIKSKNTIAHIRKATQGHILLENCHPFMRELWGRHWIFAHNGDLKDYSPALSGVYQPVGTTDSELAFCALLEGLRKAFPGAQQPPLDELFAALETLTREITQFGVFNFLMSNGQALFAHCSTHLYYIVRRWPFSTAHLVDADVSIDFAKYTTPEDRVAVIATKPLTDNEVWTAFEPGDLMMFQHGEVIGRVNVPVPVSVLEKLRNPALDASASASTIAASTEAMQAERDAEVDLEAADDAAAFES from the coding sequence ATGTGCCAACTTCTCGGAATGAACTGCGCCGCGCCAACGGACGTCACGTTCTCGTTCACCGGCTTTGCGGCGCGCGGCGGCGTCACCGACCACCATGCCGACGGCTGGGGCATCGCCTTCTTCGAAGACAAAGCCTGCCGCCTGTTCATCGACCATCAATCGTCGGCTACCTCGCCGATCGCCGAGATGGTCAAGCGCTATCCGATCAAATCGAAGAACACCATTGCGCATATCCGCAAGGCGACGCAGGGGCACATCCTGCTCGAAAACTGCCACCCGTTCATGCGCGAACTGTGGGGACGCCACTGGATCTTCGCGCACAACGGCGACCTCAAGGATTATTCGCCGGCCCTGTCGGGCGTGTACCAGCCGGTCGGCACGACCGACAGCGAACTGGCGTTCTGCGCGCTGCTCGAAGGCTTGCGTAAGGCTTTTCCCGGCGCGCAGCAGCCGCCGCTCGACGAATTGTTTGCCGCACTCGAAACGCTCACGCGCGAAATCACGCAATTCGGCGTGTTCAATTTCCTGATGTCGAACGGCCAGGCGCTGTTCGCGCATTGCTCGACCCATCTGTATTACATCGTGCGGCGCTGGCCGTTTTCCACCGCGCATCTCGTCGACGCGGACGTGTCGATCGATTTCGCCAAATACACGACGCCCGAAGACCGCGTCGCGGTGATCGCCACCAAGCCACTGACCGACAACGAAGTCTGGACCGCGTTCGAACCGGGCGATCTGATGATGTTCCAGCACGGCGAGGTGATCGGCCGCGTGAACGTGCCGGTGCCGGTTTCGGTGCTCGAAAAACTGCGCAATCCCGCTTTGGACGCGTCGGCTTCGGCCAGCACAATCGCGGCTTCGACCGAAGCCATGCAAGCCGAGAGGGACGCCGAGGTGGATCTGGAAGCTGCGGACGACGCCGCCGCATTCGAATCCTGA